A genomic segment from Actinomyces lilanjuaniae encodes:
- a CDS encoding condensation domain-containing protein, with the protein MPAEQGPGRSSGTGRPEHDARTGRTGGEVNEGTELTPAQQGIWLSQHVLADESVYGVAEVTRIEGPLDTGAWLAAADRVLHDIPALRTRLVVKGDPGTASPGRLGSPVGSLDDAASRPTVPVGAVGEVDGRQAPAAGEGLPRVVLDAVPVRAGLVDLRQDPRGGQEAARQWVLQHLGEPIDLEQGVVSRACLLLTGQDSAQWFLRVHHLALDGYGFALVGRTLAREYSSRLSSQGAGSPAAPARGAAAVGTAPGAEADRSTGSTAGADPEAVEAYLEAVVQQAAYARSPQAKEDRAFWREQAPDAPAVSMAPGGDPSKAAYHPVEAPGPFAGADPTVLVAALAVLAGVVHRRDEAVVGVHVMNRTSQTLLRTPCHTQNVLPVRVDLDPDQSVGQLLTQVSQVWQRCRDHQRYRHEDIRADRGLAVSEALCDVAVNIVPFGGARRYGRARGRSEAVWEGPAEGLVLDVRPGQPDAPMGLAAPAGSLSESVLAGYARVLETLVSRLSRAAHGTGTPEGAGAEMAGDTHERLRDLVLSPQVPYMTGSLTPLTCRRCPPSQRRWRPCPLRGRDGARPTRCGRWARWIALAWPPVAGSGPLVPARSTSAPPTVSSPMRKRPPGPTA; encoded by the coding sequence GTGCCCGCAGAACAGGGTCCCGGCCGCAGCAGTGGTACCGGCCGTCCCGAGCACGACGCCCGCACTGGGCGCACGGGCGGGGAGGTGAACGAGGGCACGGAGCTCACGCCTGCACAGCAGGGCATCTGGCTGTCCCAGCACGTCCTGGCTGACGAGAGCGTCTACGGGGTCGCAGAGGTGACCAGGATCGAGGGTCCCCTTGACACCGGGGCGTGGCTGGCGGCGGCGGACAGGGTCCTCCACGACATTCCGGCCCTGCGCACACGCCTGGTCGTCAAGGGCGACCCGGGTACGGCCAGCCCGGGCCGCCTAGGAAGCCCGGTAGGAAGCCTGGACGACGCCGCCTCCCGCCCGACGGTCCCGGTGGGTGCTGTCGGGGAGGTGGACGGGCGGCAGGCACCCGCCGCAGGGGAGGGCCTGCCACGTGTCGTGCTCGACGCCGTTCCCGTTCGCGCCGGGCTCGTCGACCTCAGGCAGGATCCCCGGGGAGGGCAGGAGGCAGCCCGGCAGTGGGTGCTCCAGCACCTGGGGGAGCCGATCGACCTGGAGCAGGGGGTAGTGTCCCGCGCCTGCCTGCTGCTCACCGGCCAGGACAGCGCCCAGTGGTTCCTGCGGGTCCACCACCTGGCGCTGGACGGCTACGGGTTCGCCCTGGTCGGGCGTACGCTGGCCCGTGAGTACTCGTCCCGGCTCTCCTCCCAGGGTGCCGGGTCCCCTGCCGCCCCGGCCCGCGGTGCTGCCGCTGTCGGCACGGCCCCTGGTGCCGAGGCCGACAGGAGCACCGGCAGCACCGCAGGTGCCGACCCTGAGGCGGTAGAGGCCTACCTGGAGGCCGTCGTGCAGCAGGCTGCCTACGCCCGTAGCCCCCAGGCCAAGGAGGACCGTGCCTTCTGGCGGGAGCAGGCCCCCGATGCCCCGGCCGTCTCCATGGCGCCGGGCGGGGACCCCTCCAAGGCGGCCTACCACCCGGTGGAAGCGCCCGGCCCGTTCGCAGGTGCCGACCCCACGGTGCTTGTCGCGGCCCTGGCCGTCCTGGCCGGGGTGGTCCACAGGCGTGACGAGGCGGTCGTCGGTGTCCACGTCATGAACCGGACCAGCCAGACGCTCCTGCGGACCCCGTGCCACACCCAGAACGTCCTGCCCGTGCGGGTCGACCTGGACCCGGACCAGAGCGTGGGCCAGCTGCTTACCCAGGTCTCGCAGGTCTGGCAGCGCTGCCGGGACCACCAGCGCTACCGGCACGAGGACATCCGTGCCGACCGGGGGCTGGCAGTGTCCGAGGCGCTCTGCGACGTCGCTGTCAACATCGTCCCCTTCGGCGGGGCACGACGTTACGGCAGGGCGCGGGGGCGTAGTGAGGCGGTGTGGGAGGGCCCGGCCGAGGGGCTGGTTCTCGACGTCCGGCCCGGCCAGCCGGACGCTCCCATGGGTCTGGCGGCCCCGGCAGGCTCCCTGAGCGAGTCGGTCCTTGCCGGGTACGCCCGGGTCCTGGAGACGCTTGTGAGCCGACTCAGCCGGGCAGCCCACGGGACAGGCACGCCTGAGGGGGCCGGGGCCGAGATGGCTGGTGACACGCACGAGCGCCTACGCGACCTGGTCCTCAGCCCGCAGGTGCCTTACATGACCGGCTCCCTCACCCCCCTGACCTGCAGGCGCTGCCCCCCGAGCCAGAGGAGGTGGCGTCCCTGCCCGCTGCGGGGCAGGGACGGAGCGCGACCGACCCGGTGTGGGCGGTGGGCGCGCTGGATCGCGCTCGCCTGGCCACCAGTAGCCGGCTCCGGCCCCCTGGTTCCAGCCAGGAGCACCTCTGCGCCCCCGACCGTCTCCTCACCTATGAGGAAACGGCCTCCTGGGCCCACCGCCTGA
- a CDS encoding isochorismatase family protein — protein MIPQEIRYQTPIQPLPPSRAPWEPDPDRAVLLVHDMQEHFLSAYVPGEEPLPGLLHGVAEMVRLARLRGVPVVYTAQPAHQGRQERGLLQDLWGQGVADDEHAAIVPEVAPGPRDTVLTKRRYDAFEGTGLHELMGALGRDQLVITGVYAHIGCLATALRAFVLDLRPFLVADAVADLGADEHRMALELVSRSCGVVTDLSRMRQVLEGPGGPERPTQHQEGEQEGREPGQARPYPTSLGELAAQLEETTSTPADGITPDSELPSIGVDSVRMMMLTEAWSTLEAEVDFTDMVQCRTVADLADLLETTHGFTMAAPQKGPSERVPSRPHARRGGTDGGR, from the coding sequence ATGATCCCCCAGGAGATTCGATACCAGACCCCGATACAGCCCCTGCCGCCCTCACGTGCTCCCTGGGAACCTGACCCCGACCGGGCCGTGCTCCTGGTCCACGACATGCAGGAGCACTTCCTGTCGGCCTATGTGCCGGGGGAGGAGCCGCTGCCTGGGCTGCTGCACGGCGTGGCGGAGATGGTCAGGCTGGCCCGTCTTCGGGGGGTACCGGTGGTCTACACCGCCCAGCCTGCGCACCAGGGCCGCCAGGAGCGGGGTCTGCTCCAGGACCTGTGGGGCCAGGGCGTCGCAGATGACGAGCACGCCGCGATCGTGCCCGAGGTGGCCCCCGGGCCTCGTGACACCGTGCTGACCAAGAGGCGCTACGACGCCTTTGAGGGGACCGGCCTCCACGAGCTGATGGGTGCCCTGGGACGCGACCAGCTGGTCATCACCGGCGTCTACGCCCACATCGGCTGCCTCGCCACGGCGCTGCGGGCCTTCGTCCTGGACCTCAGGCCCTTCCTGGTTGCTGACGCGGTAGCGGACCTCGGCGCCGACGAGCACCGCATGGCCCTGGAGCTGGTGTCGCGCTCCTGCGGCGTAGTCACAGACCTCTCCCGGATGCGCCAGGTTCTGGAGGGTCCGGGAGGCCCTGAGCGGCCTACCCAGCATCAGGAGGGGGAGCAGGAGGGCCGGGAGCCCGGGCAGGCCCGGCCCTACCCCACCTCCCTGGGGGAGCTGGCAGCACAGCTGGAGGAGACCACCTCCACCCCGGCTGACGGCATCACGCCTGACAGTGAGCTGCCGTCGATCGGTGTGGACTCCGTGCGCATGATGATGCTCACCGAGGCCTGGAGCACGCTGGAGGCAGAGGTGGACTTCACTGACATGGTCCAGTGCCGCACCGTCGCCGACCTGGCGGACCTCCTGGAGACCACCCACGGGTTCACCATGGCGGCACCGCAGAAGGGGCCGTCCGAGCGCGTGCCCTCCAGGCCGCACGCGCGCCGTGGCGGGACCGACGGTGGGAGGTAG